The Lactuca sativa cultivar Salinas chromosome 2, Lsat_Salinas_v11, whole genome shotgun sequence genome includes a window with the following:
- the LOC111916252 gene encoding uncharacterized protein LOC111916252, with amino-acid sequence MPPYRLVYGKPCHFPVELEHRAMWAIKNANFELSDVGTERKLQLVELEEIRKEAYESSKIYKEKTKAFHDRHIVRKQFFEGQLVWLFNSRLKLFPGKLRSKWSGPFMVTNVADHGAIEIKDTKGGEPFKVNGQGLKPYIQMVDGETTLVEKTTLEVPQYSDAN; translated from the coding sequence ATGCCCCCGTATCGGCTTGTTTATGGGAAACCATGCCATTTCCCGGTAGAGTTGGAACACCGTGCCATGTGGGCCATAAAAAATGCTAATTTTGAATTGAGTGATGTAGGTACGGAAAGAAAACTCCAGCTTGTTGAATTGGAAGAAATTCGAAAGGAAGCTTACGAAAGCTCAAAAATCTATAAAGAAAAGACGAAAGCATTTCACGATCGACACATTGTCCGGAAACAATTCTTTGAAGGACAATTGGTGTGGCTATTTAACTCTCGTCTCAAACTCTTCCCCGGAAAGCTTCGGAGTAAATGGAGTGGAccatttatggtgacaaatgtGGCGGATCACGGTGCCATTGAAATCAAGGACACGAAAGGCGGTGAACCATTCAAGGTAAATGGACAAGGACTCAAACCATACATTCAAATGGTAGATGGTGAAACGACACTCGTTGAGAAAACAACGCTCGAGGTACCTCAATATTCAGATGCAAATTAG